In Cyclopterus lumpus isolate fCycLum1 chromosome 9, fCycLum1.pri, whole genome shotgun sequence, a single genomic region encodes these proteins:
- the LOC117736424 gene encoding mothers against decapentaplegic homolog 4-like isoform X1, protein MSITNTPTSNDACLSIVHSLMCHRQGGESETFAKRAIESLVKKLKEKKDELDSLITAITTNGAHPSKCVTIQRTLDGRLQVAGRKGFPHVIYARLWRWPDLHKNELKHVKYCQFAFDLKCDNVCVNPYHYERVVSPGIGEHGAIFNLSGLTLTSSGPSSALMVKDEYDFDGPQSLPSIEGGHSLQTIQHPPSAGCPAPSEPFATPNLLPPAEASTSASTSSFPAIAAGSGSASSTWSRNNSFTSNIPHHTNGHLQHHPPMPHPTHYWPVHNELAFQPPISNHPAPDYWCSIAYFEMDVQVGETFKVPSSCPIVTVDGYVDPSGGDRFCLGQLSNVHRTEAIERARLHIGKGVQLECKGEGDVWVRCLSDHAVFVQSYYLDREAGRAPGDAVHKIYPSAYIKVFDLRQCHRQMQQQAATAQAAAAAQAAAVAGNIPGPGSVGGIAPAISLSAAAGIGVDDLRRLCILRMSFVKGWGPDYPRQSIKETPCWIEIHLHRALQLLDEVLHTMPIADPQPLD, encoded by the exons ATGTCCATCACCAACACACCTACCAGCAATGATGCCTGCCTGAGCATTGTGCACAGCCTTATGTGTCACAGACAGGGGGGCGAAAGTGAGACATTTGCCAAGCGGGCCATCGAGAGCCTGGTCAAAAAattgaaggagaaaaaagatgAGCTTGACTCCCTCATCACAGCTATCACCACCAATGGGGCCCATCCCAGCAAGTGTGTGACCATTCAGAGGACACTGGATGGGCGACTGCAG gtGGCTGGACGTAAAGGGTTCCCTCATGTAATCTATGCCCGTCTGTGGCGGTGGCCAGACCTGCATAAGAATGAACTGAAGCATGTCAAATACTGCCAGTTTGCCTTTGACCTCAAgtgtgacaatgtgtgtgtcAACCCCTATCACTATGAGAGGGTGGTGTCTCCTGGCATAGGTGAGCACGGAGCGATTTTCA ACCTATCAGGACTGACACTGACCAGTTCTGGTCCCAGCTCTGCCCTGATGGTTAAGGATGAGTATGATTTTGATGGGCCGCAGAGTCTGCCCTCAATCGAGGGAGGGCACTCCCTCCAGACCATCCAGCACCCTCCATCCGCCGGCTGCCCGGCCCCCTCTGAACCATTTGCGACCCCAAACCTGCTCCCACCTGCTGAGGCCTCCACCTCGGCTTCAACATCGTCCTTCCCTGCCATTGCTGCTGGATCAGGCA GTGCCAGCTCAACCTGGTCTAGGAACAACAGCTTCACATCCAACATACCCCACCACACCAACGGCCATCTACAGCATCACCCTCCTATGCCACATCCGACGCACTACT GGCCGGTGCATAATGAGCTTGCCTTTCAGCCTCCTATATCCAATCATCCAG CTCCTGACTACTGGTGCTCCATTGCCTATTTTGAGATGGACGTTCAGGTCGGGGAGACATTTAAGGTGCCCTCCTCTTGCCCCATTGTGACTGTGGATGGCTATGTGGACCCCTCAGGAGGAGACCGGTTCTGCTTGGGCCAGCTCAGCAATGTGCATCGCACTGAGGCTATCGAGAGAGCAAG GCTTCACATTGGTAAAGGGGTGCAGCTGGAGTGTAAGGGCGAGGGAGATGTGTGGGTGCGATGCCTCAGTGACCACGCAGTGTTTGTTCAGAGTTACTACCTGGACAGAGAGGCGGGCCGAGCCCCCGGAGATGCTGTTCACAAAATCTACCCCAGCGCTTACATCAAG GTGTTTGACCTCCGGCAGTGCCACAGGCAGATGCAACAGCAGGCTGCTACAGCtcaagcagcagctgcagcccaAGCGGCCGCAGTGGCTGGGAATATACCTGGTCCTGGATCAGTTGGAGGAATAGCTCCAGCTATTA GTCTCTCAGCAGCAGCCGGTATCGGGGTCGACGACCTCCGGAGGCTGTGTATTCTCAGGATGAGTTTTGTTAAGGGCTGGGGGCCCGACTACCCCCGCCAGAGCATCAAGGAGACCCCCTGCTGGATCGAGATCCACCTGCACAGAGCTCTACAGCTACTGGACGAGGTTCTGCACACTATGCCTATAGCGGACCCACAACCTCTGGACTGA
- the LOC117736424 gene encoding mothers against decapentaplegic homolog 4-like isoform X2, with protein sequence MSITNTPTSNDACLSIVHSLMCHRQGGESETFAKRAIESLVKKLKEKKDELDSLITAITTNGAHPSKCVTIQRTLDGRLQVAGRKGFPHVIYARLWRWPDLHKNELKHVKYCQFAFDLKCDNVCVNPYHYERVVSPGIDLSGLTLTSSGPSSALMVKDEYDFDGPQSLPSIEGGHSLQTIQHPPSAGCPAPSEPFATPNLLPPAEASTSASTSSFPAIAAGSGSASSTWSRNNSFTSNIPHHTNGHLQHHPPMPHPTHYWPVHNELAFQPPISNHPAPDYWCSIAYFEMDVQVGETFKVPSSCPIVTVDGYVDPSGGDRFCLGQLSNVHRTEAIERARLHIGKGVQLECKGEGDVWVRCLSDHAVFVQSYYLDREAGRAPGDAVHKIYPSAYIKVFDLRQCHRQMQQQAATAQAAAAAQAAAVAGNIPGPGSVGGIAPAISLSAAAGIGVDDLRRLCILRMSFVKGWGPDYPRQSIKETPCWIEIHLHRALQLLDEVLHTMPIADPQPLD encoded by the exons ATGTCCATCACCAACACACCTACCAGCAATGATGCCTGCCTGAGCATTGTGCACAGCCTTATGTGTCACAGACAGGGGGGCGAAAGTGAGACATTTGCCAAGCGGGCCATCGAGAGCCTGGTCAAAAAattgaaggagaaaaaagatgAGCTTGACTCCCTCATCACAGCTATCACCACCAATGGGGCCCATCCCAGCAAGTGTGTGACCATTCAGAGGACACTGGATGGGCGACTGCAG gtGGCTGGACGTAAAGGGTTCCCTCATGTAATCTATGCCCGTCTGTGGCGGTGGCCAGACCTGCATAAGAATGAACTGAAGCATGTCAAATACTGCCAGTTTGCCTTTGACCTCAAgtgtgacaatgtgtgtgtcAACCCCTATCACTATGAGAGGGTGGTGTCTCCTGGCATAG ACCTATCAGGACTGACACTGACCAGTTCTGGTCCCAGCTCTGCCCTGATGGTTAAGGATGAGTATGATTTTGATGGGCCGCAGAGTCTGCCCTCAATCGAGGGAGGGCACTCCCTCCAGACCATCCAGCACCCTCCATCCGCCGGCTGCCCGGCCCCCTCTGAACCATTTGCGACCCCAAACCTGCTCCCACCTGCTGAGGCCTCCACCTCGGCTTCAACATCGTCCTTCCCTGCCATTGCTGCTGGATCAGGCA GTGCCAGCTCAACCTGGTCTAGGAACAACAGCTTCACATCCAACATACCCCACCACACCAACGGCCATCTACAGCATCACCCTCCTATGCCACATCCGACGCACTACT GGCCGGTGCATAATGAGCTTGCCTTTCAGCCTCCTATATCCAATCATCCAG CTCCTGACTACTGGTGCTCCATTGCCTATTTTGAGATGGACGTTCAGGTCGGGGAGACATTTAAGGTGCCCTCCTCTTGCCCCATTGTGACTGTGGATGGCTATGTGGACCCCTCAGGAGGAGACCGGTTCTGCTTGGGCCAGCTCAGCAATGTGCATCGCACTGAGGCTATCGAGAGAGCAAG GCTTCACATTGGTAAAGGGGTGCAGCTGGAGTGTAAGGGCGAGGGAGATGTGTGGGTGCGATGCCTCAGTGACCACGCAGTGTTTGTTCAGAGTTACTACCTGGACAGAGAGGCGGGCCGAGCCCCCGGAGATGCTGTTCACAAAATCTACCCCAGCGCTTACATCAAG GTGTTTGACCTCCGGCAGTGCCACAGGCAGATGCAACAGCAGGCTGCTACAGCtcaagcagcagctgcagcccaAGCGGCCGCAGTGGCTGGGAATATACCTGGTCCTGGATCAGTTGGAGGAATAGCTCCAGCTATTA GTCTCTCAGCAGCAGCCGGTATCGGGGTCGACGACCTCCGGAGGCTGTGTATTCTCAGGATGAGTTTTGTTAAGGGCTGGGGGCCCGACTACCCCCGCCAGAGCATCAAGGAGACCCCCTGCTGGATCGAGATCCACCTGCACAGAGCTCTACAGCTACTGGACGAGGTTCTGCACACTATGCCTATAGCGGACCCACAACCTCTGGACTGA